Proteins encoded by one window of Microplitis demolitor isolate Queensland-Clemson2020A chromosome 6, iyMicDemo2.1a, whole genome shotgun sequence:
- the LOC103575647 gene encoding N-acetylgalactosamine kinase, with protein sequence MNKSADMEPVEISKPDDMLSNRLDKLTKHFVSRFNYKPQFFTRVPGRVNLIGDHVDYCGYPVCPMAIEQDVLLAVGKSNSTGLHLTNVESDKYPDYDCDSLSDCGDVLKKTKEPRWYKYFICGVVGALEEITGDRSQGIDVAVWGNIPPASGLSSSSAVVSSAVLAMTHAFDCPMSKKNLALLSARAERHIGTQGGAMDQAIAFLANSGAAKLIEFNPLRTTDVRLPEDAVFVIANSMAEFNKAATAEFNTRVRECKSAAQIIAKEKLEKWDNVKTIGDLQKELGTSLSETLEIAKKILVDYPTLFKRIQHVLSEADRVLEFKSVCQSSKDGQLIRLGKLMNESHQSLRDLYECSHKSVDLLVEMALECGALGARITGAGWGGCAVALTTKDKVESFVKDLKQKFIAINGAKADQVENAIFVTEPRAGAAIYETRM encoded by the exons atgaacAAATCTGCAGACATGGAACCCGTTGAAATATCAAAGCCGGATGATATGTTGAGCAACAGACTCGACAAGTTGACAAAACATTTCGTGTCGAGGTTCAACTACAAACCGCAATTTTTCACAAGAGTACCCGGGAG GGTCAATTTGATTGGGGACCATGTCGACTACTGCGGGTACCCGGTCTGTCCCATGGCGATTGAGCAAGACGTTCTCTTGGCAGTTGGAAAGTCAAATTCCACTGGCCTGCACTTGACTAATGTCGAGAGCGACAAATATCCCGACTACGATTGCGATTCTCTGAGCGATTGCGG agacGTTTTGAAGAAGACCAAAGAGCCTCGttggtataaatattttatatgcgGAGTCGTGGGCGCTCTGGAGGAAATAACTGGAGATAGATCTCAAGGTATCGATGTCGCAGTTTGGGGAAATATTCCACCGGCTTCGGGTTTGTCCAGCTCGAGTGCTGTCGTATCCTCAGCGGTCCTCGCTATGACTCATGCCTTtgat tgtccaatgtcaaaaaaaaacttagctCTATTGAGTGCCAGGGCAGAACGACACATCGGGACCCAAGGTGGAGCAATGGACCAAGCGATTGCATTCCTGGCAAATTCAG GTGCTGCCAAGTTGATAGAATTCAACCCGCTGAGAACGACAGATGTCAGACTGCCCGAGGACGCGGTCTTCGTTATCGCCAACAGCATGGCCGAGTTCAATAAGGCCGCCACAGCTGAGTTCAACACTCGCGTACGTGAATGTAAGTCAGCTGCGCAAATTATCGCCAAGGAGAAGTTGGAGAAGTGGGATAATGTCAAGACAATCGGCGATCTGCAGAAGGAACTCGGGACCTCTTTGTCCGAGACCTTGGAGATAgcgaaaaaaattctggttGACTACCCGACGCTTTTCAAACGAATCCAGCATGTTCTGagcg aGGCCGACAGAGTCCTGGAGTTCAAAAGCGTCTGCCAGAGTTCAAAAGACGGCCAATTGATTCGGTTGGGAAAGTTAATGAATGAAAGCCATCAAAGTCTACGGGATCTCTATGAGTGCAGTCATAAATCCGTCGACCTGCTTGTGGAAATGGCTCTGGAGTGCGGAGCTCTGGGGGCAAGAATTACTGGCGCTGg TTGGGGAGGCTGCGCCGTGGCCTTGACGACCAAAGATAAGGTAGAGAGCTTCGTCAAGGATCTCAAACAGAAATTCATAGCAATCAACGGAGCGAAAGCGGATCAGGTCGAAAACGCAATTTTTGTTACGGAACCCCGAGCAGGTGCTGCCATTTATGAAACTCGTATGTGA
- the LOC128667956 gene encoding uncharacterized protein LOC128667956 codes for MQFDHENIFNLLVQVYGANQEIRDHSGKKARQYLAAQEAAVSQDTFRKIKARKKHTEKDLGFLRIGSLNVRVKRTTEAFSQFLGVATSTNNEKIHKTWGSADNIQEHKMMPPPKYAPIKKRKSRRAQDFTSRHQAISQPSTPLPQNKGVVANKSPKLKNKRPSSTTAVTQTTAPAITQDSDSDGACGFDSAWRGSAQL; via the exons ATGCAGTTTGATCACGAGAACATCTTCAACCTCCTTGTCCAGGTGTACG GTGCAAATCAAGAAATTCGCGACCACAGTGGCAAAAAAGCCAGACAATATTTGGCGGCACAAGAAGCCGCAGTCAGTCAAGATACCTTTCGAA AAATAAAAGCAAGGAAAAAGCACACAG AGAAAGATCTTGGTTTCCTGCGAATTGGCTCCCTGAACGTCCGCGTGAAACGTACGACGGAGGCATTCAGCCAATTCTTGGGTGTAGCAACTAGTACCAACAAcgaaaaaattcacaaaactTGGGGCTCTGCTGACAACATCCAG gAGCACAAGATGATGCCGCCGCCCAAGTACGCGCCGATAAAGAAGCGCAAGAGCAGACGCGCCCAAGATTTCACGTCCCGTCATCAAGCCATAAGCCAGCCGAGTACCCCGTTACCACAGAACAAGGGTGTCGTCGCCAACAAAAGCcctaaacttaaaaataaacggCCGTCTTCCACAACCGCAGTTACTCAAACAACAGCACCTGCAATAACGCAAGACTCCGATTCTGATGGCGCATGTGGGTTCGATTCTGCTTGGCGTGGATCCGCccaattatga